The following are encoded together in the Fundulus heteroclitus isolate FHET01 chromosome 19, MU-UCD_Fhet_4.1, whole genome shotgun sequence genome:
- the LOC118556610 gene encoding piggyBac transposable element-derived protein 3-like has translation MGQVTVFGNFHTCWLSCPSPVSVSSRIMESLSSQSAKITLHYKLFCCAVGLISRDCGHVKFLFVSKVRKIHFCSSVHWTFSKETSKITMLPSTFYGKRRETAVVPVHPDISDDDDDEDEDDDVSDPDFVPPTLNQDIPGPSNMGPTTKRKRLQPAVEVIQESGSDSYSEDNDDDENEQPAPQAKRPSKPSKSAARPTTWHKVDLNNTALPEYQHSTPDYIDVPFQYFTRYFDDQIIRHITYQTNLYAAQKDINTTFKTNENEILTFVAILIYMGIVELPSVDDYWAIETRVPQVTQLMSSKRFRLLKRVIHFNDNSMICGTSDRFFKIRPLFRFINTAFRRKSQTPKESLDEVMVAYKGKKAGNLRQYIKSKPDKWGFKLFARASEDGFIHDIVLYQGKTTLEAHDVPLKPEQEGLGATSQIVSVLASTTTFPTTTAIYADNFFTSLELVRDHNCRYKGTPTDIRIGKPPLRTIKDMEKKAVTRGTCDYVTSDDGILAVRWKGATETNTDTCIPQRVC, from the exons ATGGGGCAAGTGACTGTTTTTGGTAATTTCCACACATGTTGGTTATCGTGCCCATCCCCCGTCTCAGTGAGTTCAAGAATCATGGAATCTTTATCCAGCCAATCAGCAAAGATCACCCTACATTATAAGTTATTTTGTTGTGCAGTTGGACTAATAAGTAGAGACTGCGGTCACGTCAAATTTCTCTTTGTCTCCAAAGTCAGAAAAATTCACTTTTGCAGCTCGGTTCACTGGACATTTTCAAAGGAAACATCAAAAATAACCATG ctTCCATCAACCTTTTATGGCAAGAGGAGGGAGACTGCGGTTGTGCCAGTCCACCCTGACAttagtgatgatgatgatgacgaggatgaagatgatgatgtgTCAGACCCTGACTTCGTCCCACCCACCCTCAACCAGGACATTCCAGGCCCAAGCAACATGGGCCCCACCACCAAAAGGAAACGCTTGCAGCCTGCAGTGGAGGTGATCCAGGAAAGTGGCAGCGACAGTTACAGTGaggacaatgatgatgatgaaaatgAGCAGCCAGCACCACAAGCCAAGAGGCCCAGCAAACCCAGTAAGTCAGCAGCCAGGCCAACAACCTGGCACAAAGTTGACCTGAACAACACAGCCCTGCCTGAATACCAGCACTCCACCCCTGACTACATTGATGTCCCTTTTCAGTACTTTACAAGGTACTTTGATGACCAAATCATCAGGCATATCACGTACCAAACCAACTTATATGCTGCTCAGAAGGACATCAACACCACTTTCAAGACCAATGAGAATGAAATACTTACTTTTGTCGCCATCCTCATCTATATGGGTATTGTGGAGCTCCCGTCTGTTGATGACTACTGGGCCATAGAGACCAGGGTCCCTCAAGTTACCCAACTAATGTCCTCAAAGAGGTTCAGGCTGCTGAAAAGGGTTATCCACTTCAATGACAACTCCATGATCTGTGGTACCAGTGACCGCTTCTTCAAAATCCGACCACTGTTCAGATTTATAAATACTGCCTTTAGACGTAAGTCACAGACCCCAAAAGAGTCTCTAGATGAAGTGATGGTTGCCTACAAAGGGAAGAAAGCTGGCAACCTGAGGCAATATATTAAAAGCAAGCCAGACAAGTGGGGTTTCAAGTTGTTTGCCAGGGCATCTGAGGATGGCTTCATACATGACATTGTGCTATACCAGGGCAAGACTACCCTGGAGGCCCATGATGTTCCCCTAAAACCTGAACAAGAAGGCTTAGGTGCAACCAGCCAGATTGTATCTGTCCTTGCCAGTACCACGACCTTTCCCACCACCACAGCCATCTATGCTGATAACTTTTTCACCAGCCTGGAGCTAGTCCGAGACCACAACTGTAGGTACAAAGGGACCCCCACGGACATCAGAATTGGAAAACCTCCACTAAGGACAATCAAGGATATGGAGAAAAAGGCTGTCACTCGTGGTACCTGTGACTACGTCACCAGTGATGATGGGATACTGGCTGTCAGGTGGAAGGGAGCTACAGAGACAAACACAGACACTTGTATTCCTCAGAGGGTTTGTTGA